GCAGGCAGTCGACACGAACCGCCATTGCTCGCTCCACCAACGTAGAACCTTTGCTGCCGACATTGGCTCAAGAGTCTTGACTCGGAGGACACCAGAAATAGGGTCTGTCAAACCACGGAGGATATCTCGACTCATGTTGAGAATAGGTCTGATAGGACCCCAAGGATTCGGGGGCTTCAGGATCCGCTCCAATGCCCACACTATGGACGAAAGGGTTTGATCAGGATGCAGCTGCGACATTTGCTCGAAGGCGCTGCTTCGAGACAGCTCCCCAGTCCAGCTTTTCAACAGTTCAGAAGCTGCCTCGGCGAGATCCGACTCTCCATGGGTGGAAAGGCCGATGGTGCCCTGGAAAGCATGACGGTCGTTGAACAGCGTGTTGAGATCCGTGGCGTCGAGTTCAGAAACTCGTCCAAGGAGGTTCCCAAGAACCTCCACGGTTCCGGTAAGAGCCTTATTGAACTGTTTGCTAGACTCGCCCAAGTTGGTGCCGCTCTTTAGCGCTCTCACTTGTTCGACACCAATCAAGGGTTCGAGAGAGAGCACAATGTCTCTTGCTAGATCGATTTGCTCGGATGACAGATCAAACATTTCGACGACGCCTTGCCAGAAAACCTTGGAGTCTCTTGTTACTGCGGACTGAAGCTGCTTTCCTTCAAGGCAGGCAATGTACTCCTCTGCAAAGATCTTCATGTCCAGCTTCATGGCAGTTGACATAACCTTCTTGGCTGCGTTGGCCACTTGGAAAGTCTGCCAGCCCTCCCGGTCTGGGCCAGGAGCACGCAGATTTCTCAAGATAAGATCCTTGTACTTCATGACCAGATTAAATGCAGCACTGGCGTAGAGGTGCGTGGTTCCAGCACCGATCTTGGTGTCCTGGTCGAGGAAAGTCGTCATAGTGAATTGCAAGGCATCAAAGCCAGCACGTATGCAAGCAGCCCTGCCCGGCTCTCCAATTGACTGATCCTTGGCCAGTGACTCAAAGAGGGTATGCATCAAGACCTCACAGGCATCATACCTTCGATCTCGATTAAGCGATTGCAACCAAGGGTCAACCCAGGAGGTGGGAAACGGCACAAGAGAGGAATTTGTGTCGAATCCAGTCCAGCAATCTTCCAGAGACTGACGGAGCAAGTTCTTGTAGACTGGGCTCGCGAAGAGCAGATCTGCAATCACATTGGGTCTTGCGTCACCAATTACGTCCCAGAAGGCTGTTGGCGCCTTCTTGAGAAAGCCGCtcaagacgatgatggtAATAACCAGGACGCCCTCTGCAGGGCAGGATTGAATGTGGCTGAAGAGCAGGTCGTAGATGTTGAAACTTCCTGGCTTTAGCTCCAGGCTTCGGAGACGTTGAAGTATGACATCGGCAGTGAGTGTTCTGAGAATTTCATTGAACCCTTGCCAGAATTGCTCAATCTCGGGCCACGCTTCTGGCGCCTGGGCGTCCTTTCGGCTGATGTCGTCAATGGCCCAACTGAGTCCTCCGCTGACAGCCCAGTCGAACTGCTCCAAGGACATGGCGTTGCTGTCAAGGTTCTGAAAGTTCTGTGTTGCCCACTTGCGGCGATCTTGGTTCCTTTGGTCAAAAATGAAGTATGTCATTCCTGGCAAAGGGTCCTTCGTTCCGAGCTTGAGGCCACTCTTGCCTTGCAATCGCTGAAAGACGAATTGAAATGTCGCCCGTCGGTCTGGCTGTGCCATGTACGGCATGCAGCATAGAGCTTCATAGACGGATATGTGAACCTCGGTCAAGTGCTCTCCAAGCTGCGACTTTTTGAATGCAGCACCAGTGGTATTCACGATCCTCTCGATAAACTCTTTGGCCCATACGAGGTTTTTATCGATGCGAGCGACGTCTATGTTCTCGAGCATTTCCCGAATCTCGGCGACAACTTCTTCGTTCCATCGTCTGAAATTGTTAACAAGGAAAAGTGCCATGCCTTGGCGCAAAGGTAAACTTACTCCTGGAATTGCTGGAGAACATCCTTGCGCTTCATGTGCCAGTTGAAGACGCATTCGGGGCAGTACTTGAGGATGTGATTGAGCCTGTCGGCAAGTTCGTCTCCCCATTTCCCCTGGCTCTGCTTGTCAAAGGCAAAGATCAAGCAGTTCCAATATGTGACTTTGAGACGCTCGTTCCCCTCCTCAATGcgactcttcttctcttcttgtgATATGGTCGAGTCGGGATCGTCGAGGAGTTTGTAGTTCTCGTAGTCATCGTCGCTGATTCGGGGGCAAAGCAGATGGCACTCCTTGGGGAACTTTTGGATCTTCTCGTACCACTGACTGAGCTCCTCATGTATGTCCATATTGTGCGACGTGTCTGGGTAAACGCATCTCTCGATTTCGCGGCCAAAGTGGGGTATCGGACTGATGTCGACAACAAGGTTGGATCATGGAGGATCTCGGGAGGTGCGGTAGGCAGCGACGTCTCGATGCGGGCGGAGGCGCGGATCGGGTTGATGAAAGAAGGAACGAAAGTGGACAAAGCTGAGGTAACGATCGAAGGTGAGAGGATGTTGTAGGTGGAAAGGTtgattgatgatgttgaaggtGGAATTTATCAGGTAGGTAGGTTGGTGGTTGCTGGGTCACTTTTCGCCCTGAGGACTAAAGATCATCAGGGCcgcagcacagcagcagcagcggcagtTAGAGGGAAGGAACGAATCTAGTGGAGTTAGATAAGCAGATAGATAAAACATGAACACAATGAGGCCCTACCAACAGTCTTTGTTTTGCAGCAGGCAGTCAGCCTGCAATGGAGGTCCTCCGAGAACAGGCTTTGAAAATAAATGTAGTTAGGTTGAAGCTCCAGATGGCCTTGCCTTGGCTCTGACGCGCCTTGTAGCCGCGTTCTTGCAGGGGTTTTAATGAAATGAGTGGGGCAGCCGTCGCTGGGGAGCGGTTGATGTTCGGCCAAGTGCAAGTGAATCTTGgatctcaacaaccttgatTCCATTGCATCGAAACTCGAATCAATGCTCATGTCTTGTTACATAGTAGGCTAGCTAACTAATTCCTTCTTAACATTTGCGAGAACAGTTTAACAAAcgtttcttcttcatgctgACTCGCAACACTCGTTTGGCTTCCCTGTGGCTGAGACTAGGCGTTATTCACCATCACCTTCACTCATCCAACGCAGGATCCAACAATTAATTTTCACATCTATCGTACATATATACAGGCCAATATAAAACATTAGTCGCTATCCTCGTCCTTTATCTGTTTCTTCTTTGCCGCTGCGTGCTGTCTCTTCCCCGTTCTCTCGACGAGTCCTTCGAGGGGACACTCTTCATTGTTCCACTCCTCACTCCCCTCACTTGTGTTAGCTCTGCATCGTATGCAGTTTCGCCCATGCTGGACAAAGAGCTTATGCAGCCCGTACTTAAGATGATTCGGTATTCGCACTTCCAGATGGCTAAACGTCTGGTCCCGCGTGGCTTTGGGCGGCATCCATTTCAGCCACCCGGTAAGCCGGTGAACGTGTGTGTCGACGGCAAAGCTGGGCTGCTGGAGACAGAACAGGATGACACAGGATGCTGTCTTGACGCCGATACCGGGAAACTTGGTCAATGTCTGCATCGCTTCATCGGGGTGCATTCCGTGAATGTGATCCAGTGAGAGGATATCCTGTTCCGTCTTCAAGATCTCTAGGTCCTTTTGACCCTGGGTCTTGCCATCAGCCTTGACAACCCCGGATATCTTGCCTGACTTCTTCTCCTGAATGAAAGCGTCTCGTCGCTTCACATTCTCCTCATGAACCAACTCCAATATTGCTTTGATGTCTTTTCCCTTGACCTGCGCCAAACCACCTGTTTTGATCGCTTCGACAATGGTTGTCAAGGGAGCTGTTCTGACCTTATTCCAGTCAACGCTCCCTTTACCAATCCCTTCATCGACAGTGCCAAAAGTGCTCACTAGCCCTCTGAAGGCGGCACTCGAGTTTCGATTGGAAGTGTTTGCGCTGAGGCGGGTCCGGATCAGAGCATCGAGAACTGAAGGAACCTCTCCACACCCTGATACCTCCAATGACGGCGCCGGTATCTTGTCGGGTGCCTTAGCTTCGCCATGAATAGAAGCAAGTCTGCGATAGACTTCTTCGCACTCTCCTGCTGAAGGAGCTGTCCATTTGGGAAAGGGGGTGATGCCAGGTGTGAGTCCATAGGGATTATCCTTGGTCTTTTTGACAGGCTTTAGAGCTGGAATCTCTGGTgcagcctcggcatcctcatATTCATCTTTTACCTCCCTCTTCACAGCtgattgcttgcttggccTCTTGGTGGGCTTCTTTGCGTCGAGGTCATCGTCAGACTCAAAATACGAGGACTTGGCAGCAGATCGCCTCGGTCGCAATGATCTTCGAGTCACCACTTCTCCATCTGCGGGTTCCGGCTTGACCGTTGGCTCCACGAGTGGTTTGGACTCCGGGGAACCGTTCTCAAGTTTGACGTGTTCGACTATCCCATCCGCGACCTTTGTTGACGTGGCATCCTCTTGGTGGTTCCTTCGGAATGGACGGACAGGGCCCAGATTGTGTGGCAACTCCTC
This window of the Fusarium keratoplasticum isolate Fu6.1 chromosome 3, whole genome shotgun sequence genome carries:
- a CDS encoding ENDO3c domain-containing protein translates to MTTRTLRKRAAASTTDKLVPKRQKTKVAGPSDDEAEELPHNLGPVRPFRRNHQEDATSTKVADGIVEHVKLENGSPESKPLVEPTVKPEPADGEVVTRRSLRPRRSAAKSSYFESDDDLDAKKPTKRPSKQSAVKREVKDEYEDAEAAPEIPALKPVKKTKDNPYGLTPGITPFPKWTAPSAGECEEVYRRLASIHGEAKAPDKIPAPSLEVSGCGEVPSVLDALIRTRLSANTSNRNSSAAFRGLVSTFGTVDEGIGKGSVDWNKVRTAPLTTIVEAIKTGGLAQVKGKDIKAILELVHEENVKRRDAFIQEKKSGKISGVVKADGKTQGQKDLEILKTEQDILSLDHIHGMHPDEAMQTLTKFPGIGVKTASCVILFCLQQPSFAVDTHVHRLTGWLKWMPPKATRDQTFSHLEVRIPNHLKYGLHKLFVQHGRNCIRCRANTSEGSEEWNNEECPLEGLVERTGKRQHAAAKKKQIKDEDSD